The stretch of DNA TAGCACTCCTTATTAGCATCAACTACAGAAGCAAAAGCCTAAAGCCTAAAATATCAAATTGGCTAGTAACATCGTGTGCAATTGGAACTTGCCAAGATGATCAGAAGCTGTATCCAAGGACTAAGAGCCCGTTTGGGAGGGCTCCGACCGGCTCCGGCTCCTTCTGACAAAACACTGTTGACTGGAGCCGGTTTCCTCTCACCTCTCCCCTcccagagagggaggggagaggtgAGAGGAAACCGGCTCCAGTCAACAGTGTTTTGTCAGAAGGAGCTGGAGCTAGCCGAAGCCCTCACAAATGGGCCCTATGCATTACTGCATCATGTggtgagccaaaaacaaatgagAAAAAATAGTCTATTGTGGAAACTTTATAAGTACTGTTTAGACTTAGGCCCCGTTTGTTTCAGCTTCTAGCTGATTTTGAAGGCTCGATTTTGGGAAATCCAAAAGTCAGATGGCTCCCATAATCGAGAATCGAGAATCCAGCTGATTATGGATTCTCGATTCTGGATTCTGGGAGTCATCTGACTTTTGGATTTCTCAAAATCGAGTCTTCAAAATCGGCCATAAGCTGAAACAAACAGGGCTTTAATAAACAGTGGAACTAGAAATAATAAACTACTTGCACATGAGTTACTCATGTATCGAACAGGGGCAGCTATCCATGTTTCTGCAAGGTTAGTCAAACAGGCATACAGCACAATCAACTTGAGTAGAGTTCATGAGAAGCTCCACAAGAAACAGGTCTGTTTCTAAACCTTATGTTCATTTGCTCCGCAACACGTGTGGCTGTTTCTAAAGCTTAGGTTCATTTATAGTAACATACACGATTATCTGTAGCACAGAACCTGCATGGCTACTCCAGAGCTCTTCTAAGGAACTTCAACCATTTCTCCCATGAAGTCCTAGGTAACATCTAAGAGCAGCGCCATACACAACAGGACAAACACGTGTATGCGCACGATCACTATAACCAAGAACGACTCTTTTTTTTCATCCCATACGCACCATGCATGTAACCGATCGTTTCACATGTAATATCTAGGAAGCATTAAATCGTCCAGATAACATGAAAGCTCAACAGGCATGAAAACGCGTTATAATATTATCCTCATACAGCCATCCCTCATTAAATGCTAGTAACGCTTTCCCAGTTCGACCGTTAAACCCGAAACCCTGAACTACATATTACAGCTGACCCAACACATGGACAGCCCAAAGCCCCAAACAACAAAGCAAACACTGGAATAGCCAGCGCAAATACAGTCAACGCGGAATCGGCATTAGCAAGGGCATCAAAGATCCCCTAGCAGCAAATAGCAAACTCAGCTGCGCACGAGCGCACCAATACCCACTAACGGAGCAATTTGCCTGCCCGCACGAACAGTCGAACACAATCCCAGCCCTAAAACCTGCCAAAAATTCCCAAAAGAAACATCATTTTCATCACCTACATGGTCCTAAAAAGACACGTACAGAATGTGCGAACCAGGGTACTTTCTCCCACCATAATTCCCACTAATCCACACTTCCACAGCCCACGAGCTCCCCACATCTACAGTTCTACACACACTCCTGGACGAGCTAGGCCGCGCTAGACACAGAACTAGCGCGAGACTCACCCGCGAACCCCACACCACGCAGCAAGCGTTAAAGCGCGAACCCTAGCCAGGGCAAACAGAAAGCAGCCAACGAAGCTATGGAGGTGGAAGAGATGGACAGATCCGCTGACCGGCGATCCGTAGGCGCCGCTCTCGAGCCGCCTGGCGAAGTCCTCGGCCGCGTCGGCGccgcgctgcgccgccgccctccgtgCGTCGCCCTCCCCGTCCTCGGGGCCCGGGTCCAGCGGCGGCACCTCCACCTGCACCGTCGCCCcatccccctccccggccccgGGCGGCCGCAGCAGCCACGGATCCGCGAGGAAGCcctcgagcgccgccgccgcgcccgcccacgccgccgcggcaccgccgccctccctcgccgccgcggcgccgaaCCCTAGCTCGCAGTCGCACACCCTCCTGCTGCAGAGGAACACGGGGAGTGAGGGAGACACACCACCCGCCCGTCAGAGCGCGAGAGAGTTACAGAGAGAGGGGGGGAGAGTGAGAGatagagagaggaggggagggcgCTTACCAAGTGATGGGGCACGCGACGTGAAACGCCATGGGAGGCGAAGGCAGGCGGGGGGGCGGGCGAGGCGGCCAGAGCCCCGGTCGCGTCGGTCTGATTTCGAAACGAATTCGGGGGGAGGACGGGGTGGGGGGTTTGGACGCGGTTTGGGGGAAATTCGGGGGGGATTTGGTGGGATTTTGGGTTTGGATTTGGAGGCGCGGgcgaggcgggcggcggagagGCGAGAGGGTGAGGAgcacggcgaggaggaggggagGGTGGGGGTGGTTTTGCGGATGGGACCCTGGGGGAGTGGGGTTTTGTAGACTAAGACTCTCGGTGGGCAAGGAGCCAAGGACGGCTGGAGCCTGTTGTTGCGTGTAGCTCTGGGTGTTTTCGCGTGGAGACCCTCGTAAAGTTGCGGAATACCGGGTGACTGTCTCGCTGGCTCTTGTTAGTTGTTTTCAGGGGAAGCCAGGAAGGGAGTCGCCGACTAGGTGCTGGGCTTCTACGGACAGATGGGCAGTTAAAGTTTGGGCTTTCGTGGGCCTCAGCCTGTGACCGGTCTTTGGGACAAATGGGCCCACCCCACGCCCTGTGATGACGATGAACTCCGGCCTACGAGGAAGCCTCGGCCCGCCGACCAAGCCATGCTCGCGCGCCGGCTCGCGTCCCCCttcgccgccgcggccaccgcGAGGCTGctctccgcggccgcgccggaggcctcctccggcggcggcggggccggagGCGCGGGGAGGGGGGACACGCTCGGGAAGCGGCTGCTGAAGCTCATCTACCCGAAGCGGAGCGCGGTGGTGGTGCTGCGGCGCtgggcggaggagggccgcACCGTGCAGAAGTACCAGCTCAACCGCGTCGTCCGGGAGCTCCGCAAGTACGGCCGCTTCAAGCACGCCCTCGAGGTACGCCGCGCGCTCCCAGCATCACCGTCTCTCCGCCGCTGGCGCCGTCGCCGCGGTGACTCTCGGCTCCCGCCCGCCACCTGCTCGACGTATTGCCGGCCTGACTCCTGTACCTGACACGACCCGACACGCGCCGAAAATGCAGATCTGCGAATGGATGCGGACCCAGCCGGAGATGCGCCTGCTGCCGGGGGACCACGCCGTGCACCTGGACCTCGTCGCCAAGGTCCGGGGCCTGGCGAGCGCCGAGAAGTTCTTCGAGGACATGCCTGAGCGCGCCAAGGGGCCGTCCACATGCAACGCCCTGCTGCACGCGTACGTGCAGCACGGCGTAAGGGAGAAGGCCGAGGCCATGCTGGCGGAGATGTCCCGGGCAGGGTATCTCACCTGCGCGCTGCCCTTCAACCACATGATGTCGTTGTACATGGCGAGCGGGGAGCTGGAGCGGGTGCCGGAGATGATCAAGGAGCTCAGGAGGTACACAGTCCCGGACCTCGTCACCTACAACATCTGGCTGACCTACTGCTCCAAGAAGAACAGTGTGAAGAGTGCGGAGAAGGTGTTTGATCTGATGAAGGATGACAGGGTTGTTCCTGATTGGATGACCTTCAGCTTGCTGGCAAGCATTTACATCAATGCCGGGCTTCATGTCAAAGGGCGAGACGCGTTGGTTGAGATGGAGAAGAGGGCATCCAAGAAGGAGCGAGCTGCCTACTCGTCACTCCTCACCCTGTATGCAAGCTTGTCAGATAGAGGAAACTTGGACAGGGTATGGAACAAAATGAAATTGATCTTCAGGAAGTTCAGCGACACTGAATACAAGTGCATGCTCACATCGCTCACAAGGTTTGACGACATCGCAGAAGCAGAGAACATTTACAGGGAATGGGAATCAGCTTCGGGAACACGCGATTCCCGGATCCCAAACGCAATCCTTTCTTATTACATCAAGAATGGCATGATTGAAAAGGCCGAGAGCTTTCTCAGTCACATCATGGAGAAACGAGTTAAGCCCAGCTACAGCACCTGGGAGTTATTCGTGTGGGGTTATCTCAGCAACAACAAGACAGATAAGGTCCTTGAATGTCTGGAGAAGGCCCTGTCAAGCGTGGAGAAATGGGAACCGAACCATGAGATCGCCATGGCGATCTATTCGCATGTCGAAAAGACAGGCGACATTGAAGCTGCAGAGAAGATCCTGGTCATGTTCCGGGATGCGGGGTACGTCACAACTGAGATGTACAACTCGGTCCTGCACACTTATGCGAAGGCCGAGCTGATGCCCCTGATAATTGAGGAGCGCATGGAGCAGGATAAGGTGACAATGGATGAGGAGACCAGGAAACTGTTGAGTTTGACGAGCAAATACCCAATTGGGGAGGTCTCAACGTTGATGTCTTAGATGTGCTGCTAGTTGAAGAGATGTTTCAGGATGCAATGTGTATCTGCTCACTTCAGTTTCAAGTACAGTGCAAATAGCAAGCATTTAGTTTTGAAGCacagcctaccccaacttgcttggaacaaaaggctaagttgttgttgtagtTGTTGTTGTTAGTTTTGAAGCACGATATAATGGCTTTGGTGTTTCCATGTTGATCCACAGATGCGTATCATTCTGCCTCTAGATTATCCAAACCTAATGttatcaaccaaaaagatctaaagcTTGTAACAGTTTGCTCAATGTTTAACCGAGTAGGCGTTACACTATTTTTCATCTTTTCTTAATATAAACGGCATGGGCAAGGGAAATAAGGGCAACGGAAGCCCAAGTTATTGCCAAAATAATTCTGTCTCCGAAAGTGTAAACTATATTCAATTTGTATGGCCATAGCCCCATGACTCAAAATATAATTGTTGACAGAAGGATGTTATAAAATGCTGCACCACGATCGATCAGAGGTAAATCCAAGCTAAATTTCACCAGAATAGAAACAAGCCAACGCCCGTTCAGTTGGCGAGTACCAGAATAGCTCCGcaaatttcagataatataACAGAGGTCTTGCACCTTTTACAAGAAAAGCGCATGCCATCCATTTTAGTTGTAGTAGATGTTTCACACAGCTGACCAAGACCACAAAACATTACACCTACAGTGGGAAGCGACTACAAACTAAACCAACTATATGTCTCTCCTCTAATAAATAGCCTAACTGCATCACAAAAGAAGCATATATATTCGTACGGTAGAAATGGAACTCTATGGAGCAGTTCTTGTTTTCCAGTAGGAAGGATGCATCTTGATCTTTAGTTCCACATAAGCTGCCTTCTCTGCATTGTTCACTTTGCCCAGATTTTTGATATAGCAACAACAAATGCCCTAAGGACAAGCCAGAATAGATTGTCATCTTTCTTCTGCTGCACTTTTGAAGTTCTCCTGCAGGCCATAACCAGGAACAGAATATTCAATTATTAGAAAAGTATCATGAGTGCTCAACTGGGGGGTGAAAAAAGGTTCTTGGTGTCATGAATATGGTTCCATACAGCCCCTAGGCATAACTATGAAATGCCATAAAGACAGGAATAGAATACCTCCAATAATGCATGAACTAAAAGATCCCTGTCTTGCTGAAAAAGCAAATCTATCTGAGCATTATTCCGATAATAGTGGACTACCAACTAGCATGTTATTTAATGCAAGACATTATGGCCAAATCAACAATTTGACTAGCCATTCTGAACAAATCAAGAGTTACCGGGTCGACTGCACTAAAATGTTGCAGGCACACTCACGAGGATCATGGAACTAGAAATTTGTTCTGATATAGTGCAATGATCAGAAAAATACTTCTACAGGTTGCAATTAATAGATATCCAACTCTAATAATAAGCGCTAGGAAGAACCATGGGGAAGCATTGACTTACCTAATATACTGTCGCCTTTTGCGACATATGAAGGAAATTATAAACAGTAAGCATGCAACGCAAAGTTAGAAGGCAAAGTGCATGCCTGCTGATCGTGGTTGTGGTGCTCGTTCCTTGTTCATGCCTGGCATCAGTTGCCTCAACCTCTTCCTTTGTAACCCCAGATGTTGATTTCTTGAATTGACTTTCATCTACCTCTACCACACTGTGCTGGACTTCTGTGTGCAGCAGTCCCTATAAAGATACAGAACAGAATGAATCAGACATGTTGAACAACAGATAAATAGAGCATACCTCTAGGCAATGTCATTTTGCTCGCAAATGATCACTACACCGGAATTGAAATGTTTAACACCTTGTCATATGAAATTTATAACAATAAGAGGCAGAAAAGGTTGTGTTTTGTGAGTGCCCAATTTGCTAACAACAAAATTTGGTCCCAGCCAAAATAACTTGGCAACAAACCAAACAAGAAGAATTTAGCTAGCCAACACATTCCAGCTGTCACTGAGGGGCTGGGGTATGGCAGGTAGGGAAAACATTCCAGCTGTTCTTCGAATAGCTTTATCATTTCCAGCAAACTCTAGAGCCAAGAGGTAAGAATTAATGCTCTTGATTGCTCAAAATCAATTTCCAAAAGATAGGCAGAAGAAAAAATAAATCCAGTGTCGACATAACTACGCTGCATGTGACAAATAGCTCTACCAAAATCAAAGCCCATATGCCCACGATAGAGATGCCATGTAGTGTGGACTGCATCCATGCCCAACACTATTGATGCCGTGTAGTGTGGATTGCATTCCCATCAGTACAATTACAAGAAGCAATCAAAATATGAACAGAAGGGCACAAAATCAGTTTCGGATATATGACGCACCAACAGGCATATTATTTATTCACTTTTTTGTTGTCTGGTGTTATAGCATACTACAACAGATAAAAGCCATGCAAAACAATAAATGCCGTTTAGAAGAAAAGATGCTGCATATTACACAATTTTCACAGAAAATAATTTGGCTAACCTTCGTATCCAATGCTGGATGAGAAACAGGACTGCCACCGCTTTCTTGCTGATCACAGATAGTATCAAGCAATGGTTGCTCAAGCTCATCTTGCAGACTGCGTTCATTAGAAGCTTCAATAGTCTTGTTTGTGACTTCAGGCTCTGAGTTAAAACCATTTATGGAATTAGCAGATACTGTAATGCTAGATTGGCCATCTAAGCTCTGAACATCATCAACCGGTACACTTTCATTTGATCGAACATGCTCGTGAAAAGATTCTTGCTTTTCTTGAAGAACACCATTGGTTGCCGCAAGAACATTTGCATCATCAACAACACTATCATTTGAGCCATCATGACTGTCATTAGGTAATGTCCCATGCTCTCTCAAAAGTGCACCATTTGTTTCATAAACAGCAGTAGATTCTGAGGAAAGAATAACTCTATCAGTAACAATACTGCCCACCCCCTCATGTGCATCCGCCTGACTGTTTAGACCAATGTCTTTATCAGAATCAGAAACATGAGCAAATGAAGGATCTTGCTCTTCGGAACTATTCAGGCTAACCTCAATTGGTCCCCCAGATGGAAATTCATCTTGCTTCTCAAGGTTTGTCTCCAATAATGTTGCACCAGCTGCACTCCCATTTTGGACTACACTTTTCAGAACACCAACCTCTAAAATATTAGATGACCCCAGAAGTATCTCAGTGCTGATGGAGTTGTTTTGCAATGAAAATGATTCCTCGCTGCTGGATGATTCTGACACAGAACACTTACCAACTTGTCCATTATCAGACATTTCCAAGCTCTCTATAGTGTCTTGACCAAATTCATGTTTCATGGATACCTCTGAGGAATCAGGGCAATCTTCAAAACTCAGCGCCGTAGCATCCAAACCACCAGGACCAAGAACTCTGTTCTCTTGGATGACATCCCTCACGATCTCACGAACTATATAATAGGACCCTCCAACTTCCTTGTGTGTAAGGTTGACTGACGGAAACTTTCCATCATTCGATACCCGGTAGCTGAAACAGGACAACAACAGTGCCAATTAGATTACATAATTCTCAACCGCCATTATAGCCCAAAGGACGTTCATCCAACAGACACACATAAACGAAATTAAGATCAGAAGTAAATCCAAAGGCTATACGCATTGACTGGGAGATGAGCAAATCCAATCATTTAGCAATCCTGCTAAATGGAGCCTGTGCACACGGTCACACAGGTAGCCAGAACAGATGTTTTTAATTCTCCAAGCCACAAATTGGTGACTTCTATGTACACTAAAAACGAACCAGCATTCTaggttttttttttgggggggggggggggggattggCTGCGGAAAGTTATTTGTAACTCTAAGATGCTGTCTTTTACCTGCTACCACTAAGAGACACCAGCAGTTCCACTTGATTCCAGTGACAAACCATAGTGAGCAATGTAAAAGGAGATACTGAAAACCAACACAATCCACTGCAGACGCGTAATTCCAAACACAGGAGGTGCGGCCGTGATGCAACAACACGCGACATTAGCAAGCGAATACAAGTAGGATATACGGGTCCGATACCTGTTGATGAAAGACTCGACCatctccctcctctcctccttgGACTTGCGCACCCGCGGCGGCCGCTTCTCCTTGGCCTGGGCCCGCGCGCAGCACCGCACCACGCCGACCCCGCGGAcgcccgcgcctcctcctccgccgccgccgccagccctcCCCTTGAACGAAGCGgacggcgcgccgccgccgccgccgcaccggccGAGGACGGACGGCTGCGCGGCGACCCAGGAGACGCTCCCGGCCGCGGCCTGCATCCTCCCCTCCTCCCAGGCCGCAGAAAAGCGAGGGCGACGCGAGCCCCGCGCCGAAGGGGAGAGCGAGGCGCCCCCGCAAGTGCAAGACGAGAgggcgggggaggcggcggAAATGGAGGGTTTTGCCGCCGGGGGTTTTGGAGGCGATTGGGTTGGCGGAGGGGAGATGGTAAAATTTGGGGGAGAAGGGGAGGAGACGGCGGGGAAAAGGCGACAAGATTGGGGGCTTTTTGGTGGGGACGGCTGCCGCTTTCAAGTGGTCGCGGTCGGCAGCAACTCCTCCTAGGTTTTCTCCGGCGCAAATTTCTCGaccttttttctcttttttcccaTGATTTCGATAATTTTCTTTGTGCTTTGCCCGTCAACAAAATTTTGTTTTGTGTTCCACCCATCATAGATCGCGTACTGTTTTATCCACAAATGTTACACAGGGGGCAACACATCATTTTAGATCGGAGCTCTAACATGTAACAATGCACCATTTTCTTGGAGCTTTACTGTGAATTAAATTTTGGAATACTACGATATGTTTTCAGGAATTCTCTAATACATTAACTTTTTAAGACAAATCTTTCGATAAACAATTTAAAACATTCAAAAGCTTTGCTATTCCCTTCGTCTAAAATTACAAGACGTTTCTTACATCATTAGGATTAGGCTTTGATCCGCAATTCTACTTTGTTACACTGATGCAAAATATTTAGTATGAATATAAGAATATTAATTTTCTGCCATAAAAAGCACTCCATTTATTCCAAAAAATTATAAGTCATGTTAGTTTTATTCTAAGTCTGACTTTCTCTAAAGAAatgcacaaatatatatataacatcAAACTAGTTTCATTAGGTACACCATGTAATGTGTATTAATAATGTATTTATTTGATATTATAGAAGTAGATATATTTTTCTATTAAAAAATTGGTCATTAACTCATTATACAAGATTCACTTAGGAGCGATCTATAATTTAAAAATATTAATACGTTAATTATTAGTTAAAAGCTTGATGCAACAAAAATATGTCTTGTAGCAGTATGTGTTGAATGGGAGAAAGTTATTGCCACAACAAAGCAGATTGGACAACAAAAAATTGGCCTACCAAGCTCTTTTTTGCTGGAGCATATGCACTGATCGATAAATTTAGCCTAAAACCCGGCATTGCACTTGTGGCAAGACTAATCAAAACTTATCTCAAACAAACAAGAAAAGACAAATCCAAGCAATCCTGAGATCCTACCCAACTCATTGCTGGGAACCAAACATGTGCAATGCAACTATGCGAGGCAAAATGTGTTAAGGCCACTCTAAATTCGAGTTTCATCCTTATTTAATAGGGTGTTATATAATAAGCAAAATGAATAACATGGCGAAGCTTGAAAGAAGAGAGAGATGGAAACCCCATGTGCACTGTTTTCCAAGTCCTGTTTCCCAACCCCATGTGCACTCGTCTCGATCTTAAAAAGGAAATTGAGTTTTCAGTAAAAGAAAAGTTTAAAGAATATAATCGGCGCCACCCCGCAGAGCTAGAAATGAAAGTTCGAGCATGTTCTAGAGGAAACTCAGAAAAGCACATTGCTTGTTGACCAAAGTTAGCTATAGGTATGGTTTCCTACTCTCAATCTGACCCTGCGTGTGGCCTGTGGACTGTATGCGTGGATGCTTGGCTAGCTCACTAACCGGTCGCTTCTAAGACCAGGCAGGCATGCAGGGATCCGATCCGTCCATACCTTACTCCATTAGCCAGCATGCACACAAGCAACTAATGAACACAAGCAATGCAACAAAGCAAATCAAGGGACGCATTAACGGATCCGAAAGGCTAAGGTTTGGTAACGTGTCTAGATCTGGATGGGCGGTGTAAAGCCTGTTTGTAGCTAGATCGTCTCTGGCTGGCCCATCAGGTGCAAACCACTCACATGGTTCTTGGCAATCTCCGTGTTGATCAATAAATTGAAGCTCTCTTTTTTCTTAGGAAAAGGCACAAGTATTTTCTAATGCATGAAAAGTAAGGTTCATATTATAGAGCATTTCATTTTCACAATACTTTTACCTGCAACTATATGTTTGACGAGGAAACAATGTCAAAAATATAGTTATTTATTAAAAAGACCATGGTGTGAGGATCAGAACTCCCTCCACACGGTCCTatttgaagcgtcccctcatcagggaagacttaaaagtgttgctttatcagtcccaggaggctgataacacttttattacatcagacggtacatcaccgtacaactctacgcggtaatgggcagtgaagcgccactatcgcgaggattacaaccaaaacccacacaactacactagctacgaacaaaggatcatcagagtcttgcgccatgcggaatccaacggtggcctcaaccacaagcaagactgggtgcaggacgaaaccctactcgttgtcttcggggacgtagtctgggtcttccactgtaaaaataggaatagggtgagtacgaacgtactcagcaagtccaatcacacccacggagggggggggtgtaatagaatttaatgcacaggatattccaaggataaggttacggttcatttgcggaaaacacagttatatgcaggggttcgttttaaaagcacttttcaaaacaggtGTTCTTATACCAAGAAGCACACAGTGTTAATCCACATAGGATCCAGGTTtgaaaatgctaccggactccccgtccgccgtagctcacggcacaactgccggacaccttccaaacgactcacaccagcccatcatttcccagagataaacactagttatgtgaccacaccataacttgcccaataccgtgggcacggctattcgaatagattttaactctgcagaggtgtgcaactttacccacaggtggggtaccacagcacgaacaccttagtgccggtgcagatcccatcaaagcccttacccaccttagctagacctgactagccaccacgggatctatcaaggggtcattcgacctatcaccgaggtttaaccggggcataagtcacacagagcttatcccgtctccttgatcacccgttgctcccagctctcctgatggctatcagactaactagtggggttaggccaagccgttgcccatacaacggtcaagtggtttgcacgacaggaagctaggtgagacgacacatcaactcggtccttagcggtgacaagatggatatctcccttccacgctcaaccacgcaggtacgagcacaccaacggcaattcacacagaaatgccatccatcccgtctaactcacttttgaaaaccacactttatcccttcccacacgtacacacactttctttgcaaaaccaggtggtcaaggtatggttatcacaagtaggggtggctatcctaccacgttttcggcacacaaaaccatgcaattttataaaacaggccactgggttgtgtttataaaaactaggacagaaacatgcatcaaagggtggagttgaacttgccatcgtcaaacccttgcgggaagtcctgatcgaagcactgtccttcgggttcggggtcgcagaactggtcctcagttgcttggtcgcggtcgggaacctcgtcgttcactccgtgccctacgacgcaaacaaacagacacacaatcaagcgaaaggacTGAAAgctttatcgttgggcttgaatcggaaataatttagttacggagttaggggtggtatctctgggtggtttcttgatggcatagctaaaactatactataaaaggcgtggtaaagtttcgggtcgatcggaggtcgtttcgcacataaaatgacgctctaaaggtggtttcagggcttaaactgGGGtccgagggcttgttcgtaaatatccggaaagagtgtgggcctatttgtaaatcctaaaAACACCctaagcatgctaaaaggtgtcgaatatgtttaggtttatgttccgaggggtttgatttgaattaacggaaagggtGGGGCTATTTTTGCAAAAAGGCCAATAGAGTGGGGGCTGTTTTAATCAGTTagggaagaagggagggggttAAGGGCAAAATagccctctcttcttcctctagccgtggaaacaggggagggagaggaacagggcgccggcggcggcccaatccggccggccaaggcacggcggcggcccgggggtgggggaaaagagggaggggggcgcggggaacccatccccggccttacctcgggccgaggtggagcgaggggacgcccccacggtgggcggcgggcggcggggaaggctgtgggcggcggcggcgctacggctCGGGGAGGGGCTgtaggtggcggtggaggccgtggggaggcgGGCTGTGCGGTGGGGGGGGGTTTTatagggagagggcggcgggaAGGAGGCCCTCGGgggggtggcggccggcgggctgcacggggcgccattaatggtgccccGGCGGCTTGCGGTCGTCGCCGAGCGGCGTGGGCGCCGAGGGcggggcgctgtgcggccacagtggccaggaggggacggcgcgcgcgcggtcgggcagggcgccagcgacgggcggcgcggcacgcgcccttgcgcgcgcgggcggcgcggcgaggcgcgggccagggcgggcgtgcggcgacgggtggcgcggcgaggcggtcagcgcggtacgcgggcacgcggagcacgcggggtgggcgcgcggcagcacggccgggccagcgcggcgctcggcctgggcggcgtgc from Panicum hallii strain FIL2 chromosome 3, PHallii_v3.1, whole genome shotgun sequence encodes:
- the LOC112884638 gene encoding pentatricopeptide repeat-containing protein At4g02820, mitochondrial-like, whose amino-acid sequence is MLARRLASPFAAAATARLLSAAAPEASSGGGGAGGAGRGDTLGKRLLKLIYPKRSAVVVLRRWAEEGRTVQKYQLNRVVRELRKYGRFKHALEICEWMRTQPEMRLLPGDHAVHLDLVAKVRGLASAEKFFEDMPERAKGPSTCNALLHAYVQHGVREKAEAMLAEMSRAGYLTCALPFNHMMSLYMASGELERVPEMIKELRRYTVPDLVTYNIWLTYCSKKNSVKSAEKVFDLMKDDRVVPDWMTFSLLASIYINAGLHVKGRDALVEMEKRASKKERAAYSSLLTLYASLSDRGNLDRVWNKMKLIFRKFSDTEYKCMLTSLTRFDDIAEAENIYREWESASGTRDSRIPNAILSYYIKNGMIEKAESFLSHIMEKRVKPSYSTWELFVWGYLSNNKTDKVLECLEKALSSVEKWEPNHEIAMAIYSHVEKTGDIEAAEKILVMFRDAGYVTTEMYNSVLHTYAKAELMPLIIEERMEQDKVTMDEETRKLLSLTSKYPIGEVSTLMS
- the LOC112883941 gene encoding uncharacterized protein LOC112883941 isoform X1, coding for MQAAAGSVSWVAAQPSVLGRCGGGGGAPSASFKGRAGGGGGGGGAGVRGVGVVRCCARAQAKEKRPPRVRKSKEERREMVESFINSYRVSNDGKFPSVNLTHKEVGGSYYIVREIVRDVIQENRVLGPGGLDATALSFEDCPDSSEVSMKHEFGQDTIESLEMSDNGQVGKCSVSESSSSEESFSLQNNSISTEILLGSSNILEVGVLKSVVQNGSAAGATLLETNLEKQDEFPSGGPIEVSLNSSEEQDPSFAHVSDSDKDIGLNSQADAHEGVGSIVTDRVILSSESTAVYETNGALLREHGTLPNDSHDGSNDSVVDDANVLAATNGVLQEKQESFHEHVRSNESVPVDDVQSLDGQSSITVSANSINGFNSEPEVTNKTIEASNERSLQDELEQPLLDTICDQQESGGSPVSHPALDTKGLLHTEVQHSVVEVDESQFKKSTSGVTKEEVEATDARHEQGTSTTTTISRRTSKVQQKKDDNLFWLVLRAFVVAISKIWAK
- the LOC112883941 gene encoding uncharacterized protein LOC112883941 isoform X2, which translates into the protein MQAAAGSVSWVAAQPSVLGRCGGGGGAPSASFKGRAGGGGGGGGAGVRGVGVVRCCARAQAKEKRPPRVRKSKEERREMVESFINSYRVSNDGKFPSVNLTHKEVGGSYYIVREIVRDVIQENRVLGPGGLDATALSFEDCPDSSEVSMKHEFGQDTIESLEMSDNGQVGKCSVSESSSSEESFSLQNNSISTEILLGSSNILEVGVLKSVVQNGSAAGATLLETNLEKQDEFPSGGPIEVSLNSSEEQDPSFAHVSDSDKDIGLNSQADAHEGVGSIVTDRVILSSESTAVYETNGALLREHGTLPNDSHDGSNDSVVDDANVLAATNGVLQEKQESFHEHVRSNESVPVDDVQSLDGQSSITVSANSINGFNSEPEVTNKTIEASNERSLQDELEQPLLDTICDQQESGGSPVSHPALDTKGLLHTEVQHSVVEVDESQFKKSTSGVTKEEVEATDARHEQGTSTTTTISRHALCLLTLRCMLTVYNFLHMSQKATVY